Below is a genomic region from Selenomonadales bacterium.
GTATTCGTTTCGCTCGAGAAGCTCGATGAGATGCTCCGTCTGACGGAAGCGGAACGCCCCGATATGCTCGTTATCACGGGCGACTTCATCGACGGTGTTGACTGGACAGAAGAAGCGATGGCACGTGTGGCACATCTTGCGGAAAAACTGCCGTACGGGGCGTATTTTTGCTGGGGCAATCACGAATATCTGCGCGACAAAGACCGTATCGCACGTGCGCTCGATGCGTATGGTGTGCGTGCGCTCAAAAATGAGGCTGTCTGTGTGACGAACGGCGCGCGGCCGCTCTGGCTTCTCGGTGTCGATTATCCGTGGGCGCGCGACCTTATGATACGCGAGGGCGACCGTGAACGCATGATGGCAGAGGCAATGGCAGACGTGCCGTCCGATGCGGTGAAGGTGCTTCTGGCGCATCATTCGGACTTTATCGAGCAGGGCGTGAAGTACGGCGTTGACTTGACACTGACAGGGCATACGCACGGCGGTCAGTTCGCGCTTGGGCAGACGGCACTTCTTCCCGTGCAGTACCGATATATGCGCGGATTCTACGGCGCGGACGGTGCGCTCGGCATTGTTGCGGGCGGTAAGGAAGATGCTCCGATGAGGGTGGGGCATGGTCAGCCGATCGGCTACGTCAACTCGGGCGCAGGGAGCTGGTTTCCGCTTCGGCTCGGTTGTCCGCCGGAGGTCGCAATATTTACTCTCGTAAGAAATGAGGATTCTTGATATGACAGAAACGTTTAGTAGCAGAACAGCACTTCTCCTCGGACAAGACGGCGTGACAAAGCTTGCCAAAAGCACCGTCATGGTGTTCGGCATCGGCGGTGTCGGCTCATATGCGGTCGAAGGCTTGGCGCGTGCAGGTGTCGGCAATCTCATTCTCGTCGATCCCGAAACGATCAGCCTGTCGAACGTCAATCGGCAGATACACTCGCTCCGCTCGACCATCGGTCA
It encodes:
- a CDS encoding metallophosphoesterase is translated as IFTNENERFGEFWDILEQYRWEDNVKGIGIMIISISLAVLLFAWLAIVLLGRVFPMYRKKSVRIGCGAVALASLVLLYVSRYVPVGTIPEPLLKGSFWLLAAPFVLLVALPAVYALFRIMRVKPSAKDDSRRAFIKGVGIAVPALCYGSVGYGVFDKAGDLAVNRYAIAVRDLPTDLAGLRIAQLSDVHLGVFVSLEKLDEMLRLTEAERPDMLVITGDFIDGVDWTEEAMARVAHLAEKLPYGAYFCWGNHEYLRDKDRIARALDAYGVRALKNEAVCVTNGARPLWLLGVDYPWARDLMIREGDRERMMAEAMADVPSDAVKVLLAHHSDFIEQGVKYGVDLTLTGHTHGGQFALGQTALLPVQYRYMRGFYGADGALGIVAGGKEDAPMRVGHGQPIGYVNSGAGSWFPLRLGCPPEVAIFTLVRNEDS